A single window of Nicotiana sylvestris chromosome 5, ASM39365v2, whole genome shotgun sequence DNA harbors:
- the LOC104231570 gene encoding isoleucine N-monooxygenase 2-like, with product MIINFKFPHIFYFFQMVSAFFSYITTLWQIFFSIILKITSKLLSITRNKPLLPPGPKPWPIVGCIPQMVLNKKPAFEWIHKLMEEMDTEIACIRLGNVHVIPVTSPELACLFLKNQDSIFSSRPICMSANLVSNGYLTSLFLPMGDQWMKMRRILSSHVLSATSFQWLRRKRDEEADHILRFVYEQCINKRLVINLRKVTRYYCANVINNMVFSKRLLGKSIIENGGPLVELQEDQEKQIDAYLTLLEYFHSFSISDYLPWLSGFDLDGHKAIIKKAFAIATKHIDLEIDQRIHISKNGKKTVEEDILDVLIMLRDTNGNPMLNAKEIKAQVLEFMLATLDNPSYAVESTIKEMLNQPKIMQRAIEEIDNVMGSNRLVQESDLPRLNYVKACIKESFRLHPLTAFNVPHVSVSDSVVGEYFIPKGSVVLLSRFGLGRNPRVWDDPMKFKPERHISEEGGDVVFTDSELRLLSFSIGRRGCPGVNLGSTITTMLLARLLQGFTWSLPLNSPGNDLADDYPECALLRTMPFFAKAKLRLSKDMYP from the exons ATGATCATAAATTTTAAATTTCcacacattttttatttttttcaaatggTTTCTGCTTTCTTTAGCTATATTACTACTCTATGGCAAATTTTCTTTTCCATAATCCTTAAGATAACAAGCAAATTATTGAGTATTACAAGAAATAAGCCATTATTGCCTCCAGGTCCAAAACCATGGCCAATAGTTGGTTGCATTCCTCAAATGGTACTAAACAAGAAGCCAGCATTTGAGTGGATACACAAACTAATGGAGGAAATGGATACTGAAATTGCTTGCATTCGTCTTGGTAATGTTCATGTCATTCCTGTCACTTCTCCTGAGCTTGCTTGCCTATTTTTAAAGAATCAAGACTCGATTTTCTCATCGAGGCCTATTTGCATGTCCGCGAACCTCGTTAGCAATGGCTACTTGACTTCGCTTTTTCTCCCTATGGGTGATCAATGGATGAAAATGAGAAGAATCCTTTCTTCCCATGTCCTCTCAGCTACATCTTTTCAATGGCTTCGTCGTAAGAGAGATGAAGAAGCTGACCATATTCTTCGATTCGTTTATGAACAGTGCATTAACAAACGTCTTGTTATTAACTTGAGGAAAGTGACAAGATACTATTGTGCAAATGTTATTAACAATATGGTTTTCAGCAAGAGATTACTTGGAAAAAGTATAATAGAAAATGGAGGACCATTAGTAGAATTGCAAGAAGATCAGGAGAAGCAAATTGATGCATATTTAACACTTcttgaatattttcattcttttAGTATCTCAGATTACTTACCATGGTTAAGTGGATTTGATTTAGATGGTCACAAGGCAATTATTAAGAAAGCCTTTGCCATAGCAACAAAACACATTGATCTTGAAATTGACCAGAGGATTCATATTTCGAAGAATGGCAAAAAAACCGTGGAAGAAGACATCCTTGATGTCCTTATCATGCTCAGAGATACTAATGGGAATCCTATGTTGAATGCTAAAGAGATTAAAGCACAAGTCCTT GAATTCATGCTTGCAACGTTAGATAATCCCTCATATGCAGTCGAATCGACAATCAAAGAAATGTTGAACCAACCAAAGATAATGCAAAGGGCCATAGAAGAGATTGACAATGTCATGGGGAGCAATAGATTGGTTCAAGAATCCGACTTGCCACGGTTAAATTATGTCAAAGCTTGTATTAAAGAGTCCTTTCGACTACATCCCTTGACGGCTTTTAACGTTCCTCATGTGTCTGTATCGGATTCTGTTGTTGGTGAATACTTCATCCCAAAAGGGAGTGTAGTGTTATTAAGTCGTTTTGGACTTGGCCGAAACCCTAGAGTTTGGGATGATCCCATGAAGTTCAAGCCAGAGCGCCATATCAGCGAAGAAGGTGGTGATGTAGTTTTCACTGATTCAGAGTTACGTTTGTTATCATTTAGTATTGGACGACGAGGTTGTCCAGGTGTAAACCTTGGCTCAACAATTACCACTATGTTACTTGCTAGGCTTCTTCAAGGGTTTACTTGGAGTTTACCATTGAACTCTCCAGGCAATGACTTGGCTGATGATTACCCGGAATGTGCTCTCCTTCGTACCATGCCATTTTTTGCTAAGGCAAAACTACGATTGTCTAAAGACATGTACCCTTAA